The Sparus aurata chromosome 12, fSpaAur1.1, whole genome shotgun sequence sequence TCTGTGGGAGGATGGGAGGGGTCGGCCACAATCCTACCTGCACGCCACAGAACCCTGGAGGTGTGTGGGTACTGAAGGGATGGAAGattgcagccaatcacattGTCAGCAGAGCGTATGATACGCTGCAGTCTGCTCTTATCCTTAGCAGTTGCAGCAGTGTACCAGACGGTGATGGAGGAGGTTAGGATGGACTCGATGATGGCAGTGTAGAAGTGCACCATCATTGTCTTTGGCAGGTTGAACTTCTTCAGCTGCCGCAGGAAGAACATCCTCTGTTGTGCTTTCTTGGTGAGGGATCTGATGTTCAGCTCCCATTTTAGATCCTGGGTGATGATGGTACTCAGGAAGCGTTAGGACTCCACAGGGTCGACTGGGGAGCCAAACAGGATGATAGAGGCGAGTGGGGCTGGGTTCTTCCCGAAATCCACGACTATCTCCACTGTCTTTAAAGCGTTAAACTCCAGGTTATTCTGGCTGCACCTCGTCACAAGATGGTCAATCTCCAACCTGTGGGCAGAGGTTGTCCCTGCCAGAGATGGTCCCAATGAGCTTGGTGTTGTCCACGAACTTCAGGAGCTTGACGGACTGATGGACTGGAGGTGCAATCGTTGGTTTACAGGGAGAAGAGCATGGGAGAAAGAGCGCAGCCCTAGGGGGATCCAAAGACATGTTTTCCCAACTTCACacgctgcttcctgtcagaCAGGTAGTCTTGGAGCTTGGAGATGTTGTCCTGGAGCAGAGCTGGGAGGATAGtgctgaagtccacaaacaggATCCTGTCGTATGTTCCTGGGGAGTCCCGACGCTAGAGGGTGTGGTGCAGGGCCATCTTTACTGCATCGTTTACAGACCAGTTGGTTCCGTAGGGCGGACTGCAGTGGATCCAGGAGAGGGGTTGTTATGGATTTGAGGTGGGACAGCACAAGGTGCTCAAACGACTTCATGACCACAGGGGTCAGGGTCTCTAGTCATTCAGTCCTGTGGTCCTTGGCTGTTTGGGGACGGGGATGATGGCGGAGACTTTGAAGCAGGCTGGCACATGACATGTCTCCAGTGAGGTGTTGAAGATGTCTGTGAACTCTGGAGACAGCTGGTCAGTGCAGTGCTTTAGGGtggatggagagacagagactgcTTTGCGGGGGCTCTGTCTCTTGAAGAGTTTGTGGACGTCCCTCTCCTGCAAGCAGAGTCGTCACTCTGGTAGTGGAGGGAGGGGACCCAGAGGTGTGAAGTGGAGAGGCCCAGGGTCCTGCTGAGCTGGGGATGGGGGTCTTGTTGAAATGGGAGCGGGTGGTTCtgcatcagctcatcatttctcctgtgtattaTTGAGCCTCTGAGGATTCTCCCAGTATATCATTTAAAGATAAAGCTTTGCAATTATGCatgaaacactagaactgaaccaCCTCCAATATATTTTGCAAATACAAGTCTACTTGCCTGTACGTGTCGTCACATGTCTTGTCAAAGCAGACTGATCAGACCATCTTTCCCCAGGTCTTGCAAGGTTACGACTTCTcatctgtgtgggttctcatgtgtcGATTCAAATGACTATGACAcctgaaatctttcccacatgtttggcaagaatacggtttctcccctgtgtgggttctcatgtgaaattttaactttttacgttggctgaaagctttcccacatgtcttgcaagtaaacggcttctcacctgtgtggattctcatgtgagctgttaaGGTACTGTTTTGCGTGAACGTCTTCCCACAttttttgcaagtaaacggcttttcacctgtgtgggttctcatgtgctGATTCAATTCACTATGACAcctgaaatctttcccacatgtttggcaagaatacggtttctcacctgtgtgggctCTCATGTGAAATGTTAAGCTTGTACGATGGTTGAAAGCTTCCCCACATGTTTCGCAAGTAAATGGCTTCTCatctgtgtggattctcatgtgtcGATTCAATTGAGTATGACACGTGAAAtccttcccacatgtttggcaagaatacggtttctcacctgtgtggattctcatgtgaagTGATAAGGTTGTACTgaggctgaaagctttcccacatgttttgcaagtaaacggcttctcacctgtgtggattctcacgTGCTTATTCAAGTCACCATGAGActtgaaagctttcccacatgttttgcaagtaaacggcttctcacctgtatGGACTCTCATATGAACTGTTAAGGTTGTACGgtggctgaaagctttcccacatgtctTGCAAGTAAATGGTTTCTCACccgtgtgggttctcatgtgttGATTCAATAGCCTATGAGTCttgaaatctttcccacatgtttggcaagaatacggtttctcacctgtgtgggttctcatgtgttCTGCTTTGAGTGAACgttggctgaaagctttccaACAGATTTCACAGGTAAAacgcttctcacctgtgtgagttttcatgtgaactgttaagATTGTACGgcggctgaaagctttcccacacaTTTCACAGGTGAAacgcttctcacctgtgtgagttctcatgtgaactgttaagtTTGTACGgcggctgaaagctttcccacatgttttgcaagaaaacggtttctcacctgtgtgggttcttaGGTGTGAATTCAATTGggacttaaacttaaaagtcATTCCACATGTCTCACAGTTGAAAGACTTTTCACTtgggtgagtgttatgttgaatgtctgatgaggtAGAGTTTTTGGCATtatcactgtgacttttgcttccataatgtcttttctttttcttcggctctccatctccagctgatcctgagtctccatgttttcctcctttctggtctcgGCTCTCAGttacatgagagttgttagagaggagctggtggtcacttgttggttctgcttcactgtggtcactttcctcataagttggagtcaacatgacggtatcctgtctccaccttcagtacaagctgctctccctccctaacctggtgcagagttcctcctgttcctctttaatctctggaggctctgggtcctcttggtccagactggagttcctctcctggttacagagctgctggtcagtgagaacctcctcctccttacagacatgttgctgtgggagctctggaggaacagaaaacaagagacagatcattaataatcataacaataacaataacaatattattattagtacaattaataataataatataaacccACACACGTGATCGGCACACACTGCAAGAAGGAGTTTTCGTTTCACCGAAGCACCTCAAGCTCCAAGG is a genomic window containing:
- the LOC115592918 gene encoding zinc finger protein 569-like, with the protein product MTFKFKSQLNSHLRTHTGEKPFSCKTCGKAFSRRTNLTVHMRTHTGEKRFTCEMCGKAFSRRTILTVHMKTHTGEKRFTCEICWKAFSQRSLKAEHMRTHTGEKPYSCQTCGKDFKTHRLLNQHMRTHTGEKPFTCKTCGKAFSHRTTLTVHMRVHTGEKPFTCKTCGKAFKSHGDLNKHVRIHTGEKPFTCKTCGKAFSLSTTLSLHMRIHTGEKPYSCQTCGKDFTCHTQLNRHMRIHTDEKPFTCETCGEAFNHRTSLTFHMRAHTGEKPYSCQTCGKDFRCHSELNQHMRTHTGEKPFTCKKCGKTFTQNSTLTAHMRIHTGEKPFTCKTCGKAFSQRKKLKFHMRTHTGEKPYSCQTCGKDFRCHSHLNRHMRTHTDEKS